One Glycine max cultivar Williams 82 chromosome 6, Glycine_max_v4.0, whole genome shotgun sequence DNA segment encodes these proteins:
- the LOC100815776 gene encoding cytochrome P450 714A1, whose translation MEEVFVAMKLVFSVAVVGILSWIFYVYGNLWHESQRVRKRLQMQGIKGPPPSFLHGNLPDMQRIQSQAKAASTSNSNHSDQFLAHDYTATLFPYFEHWRKQYGLLYTYSTGMKQHLYVNQPDLVREMNQSITLDLGKPTYITNKLAPMLGNGILRANGLSWAQQRKLVAAEFFMDKVKGMVGLMIESAQPLLLKWEQLIESQGSATAEVKVDVNLRGFSADVISRVCFGHSYSKGKEVFSKLRSIQKAMSKHGGFLFGLSSFRDKLKHFSSNKQNEIAGLEKEIESLIWELVEERKRECSETSSSEKDLMQLLLEAAMTDQSLGKDFSKRFIVDNCKNIYFAGHETTAVAASWCLMLLALHPEWQTRIRTEVAELCPNGVPDADSVPLLKTVAMVIKEVLRLYPPAAFVSREAYEDIQIGNLNVPKGVCLWTLIPTLHRDPDIWGPDANEFKPERFSGGVSKACKFPHAYVPFGLGTRLCLGKNFAMVQLKVVLALIISKFSFSLSPSYRHSPAYRMIVEPGHGVHIIIQKI comes from the exons ATGGAGGAGGTGTTTGTAGCAATGAAACTGGTTTTTTCAGTTGCTGTAGTGGGGATTCTAAGCTGGATTTTTTATGTGTATGGTAATTTGTGGCATGAGTCTCAAAGGGTGAGAAAGAGACTACAAATGCAAGGTATAAAAGGGCCTCCACCTTCTTTTCTACATGGGAATCTGCCTGATATGCAGAGAATTCAATCTCAGGCCAAAGCTGCTTCCACTTCCAACTCCAACCATTCTGATCAGTTTCTAGCACATGACTACACTGCAACCCTCTTCCCCTATTTTGAACACTGGAGGAAACAATATG GTCTACTGTACACTTACTCCACAGGGATGAAGCAACACCTGTATGTGAACCAACCGGATCTAGTGAGAGAAATGAATCAGTCTATCACTTTGGATTTGGGTAAGCCTACTTACATAACAAACAAACTTGCACCTATGCTTGGCAATGGCATTTTGAGAGCCAACGGGCTCAGTTGGGCACAACAGAGGAAACTTGTCGCAGCTGAGTTCTTCATGGACAAAGTTAAG GGTATGGTGGGGCTAATGATAGAGTCAGCGCAGCCATTACTACTAAAATGGGAGCAACTTATCGAGAGCCAAGGAAGTGCCACTGCTGAAGTTAAAGTTGATGTAAATTTGAGGGGCTTCTCAGCTGATGTTATTTCAAGGGTTTGCTTTGGCCATTCTTATTCCAAGGGAAAGGAAGTCTTCTCAAAGCTTAGAAGCATTCAGAAGGCCATGTCCAAGCACGGTGGTTTCCTTTTTGGACTCAGCAGTTTCCG TGACAAACTGAAACATTTCTCGTCAAATAAGCAAAATGAGATAGCAGGTTTGGAGAAAGAGATAGAGTCACTGATATGGGAGTTGGTGGAGGAACGCAAGAGGGAGTGCTCAGAGACATCCTCATCAGAGAAGGATTTGATGCAGTTGCTGTTGGAAGCAGCAATGACTGATCAGAGTCTGGGGAAGGACTTCTCCAAGCGATTCATTGTGGATAACTGCAAAAACATTTACTTTGCTGGCCATGAAACCACTGCTGTTGCAGCCTCATGGTGTTTGATGCTTCTTGCTTTGCACCCCGAATGGCAAACTCGTATAAGGACTGAGGTGGCTGAACTTTGCCCCAATGGCGTACCAGATGCAGATTCTGTCCCTCTGTTGAAAACG GTGGCAATGGTGATTAAAGAAGTGCTACGTTTATACCCACCAGCAGCCTTTGTTTCAAGGGAGGCATACGAAGATATCCAAATTGGAAACCTCAATGTTCCCAAAGGCGTTTGTTTATGGACTCTGATCCCAACACTGCACAGAGATCCTGATATTTGGGGACCAGATGCAAATGAGTTTAAACCAGAAAGGTTCAGTGGAGGTGTCTCCAAGGCTTGCAAGTTTCCACATGCTTATGTGCCATTTGGATTGGGTACTCGCTTGTGCTTGGGAAAGAACTTTGCCATGGTTCAATTGAAGGTTGTGCTAGCACTTATCATCTCCAAGTTTAGCTTCTCTCTGTCTCCTAGTTATAGGCATTCTCCGGCATATAGAATGATTGTAGAACCGGGACATGGTGTACATATTATCATTCAGAAGATTTGA